gaatggagaagaaagatgagcattccttcattttaccttcttttactaacaatattttatctccaataacccaatttcttattataatatctaattaacatatatattgcccatcaacaatccatcttggccgccactacaaaggaattggggaatttaacatgcaagtccacccttgtgtcatcatgcattaacaagccatttaaaattagcctatcatatttcaccatgtctcatattgatccctatttaataatttctcatgcaattggcaaaattagagaatgaaacttccacatactcatgtacacacataataagcatagaatatagcaattaattatttttatgactcggttttgtggtcccgaaaccactttctgactagggtcacattagggctgtcacatttcgtccctaatacgagcttacGGGGCCCTAAACAAGCTTTAGgaatggttcaggactaaactgataactttgaTAACTTTTTGAACACTAAGAAAAATTTCCCAAAAACAAGGGATACATGCTTGTATGGCTAAACCGtttgtctcacacggccaacagacactcCCGTGTCACAGACTgagtggacattcaaaatggaagcacatggccatgtcccaacccatgtctgaccccgtgtaactatcTGACTTGGGTCAGACGGCCAatacacacactcgtgtgccctaaaaatggtcatacacgcctgtgtgtgatgccgtgtgctaggccgtgccaatcctgttgggtatactgacttgatttcaatttcaacaccaagggacacacgaccgtgtaacataatCCTCTGTCACAcagggctgagacacatgcctatgtctctgcccatgtagacaaaaataggctatttaccaagccattttgccacccaaacttatcTTCACCTACATCAAATTCAAAGTCACCATTACATGGCATAGTAGGCATTTTAAAACAACTaattcaaacataattcatacaCATTCAATACTCACATTCTCAATACACCTTAATCACAAAACATGCTATACCATTCATACCAAGTTTCACTTACTCAATCATCATAAATGACCAAACTCATTATGCATTATTTAGCCTAAATCAACAAACATTCCAATTTCCACAACTTAACCATAGACACTCATAATACCTATTACCATCAAGTATCACATAACCATCATCTAACACATTTCACaaacataaacacatatatacatatatacatgattcaaacataccaaaataaccttaaatagccatcactcatggctatatatacaaaccaaaatatgGATATTTACAACCCAATATCAAAGGACCAAAATCATTACTATCACAtaatcaaaatgaccaaagtccctatacatgccatataatttaaacataagttcaaaagtaccaaattgatagttGTATAGTGTGATGATATGTTTGACGATTcctgagtccgagctagctttaatgtcactataaaacatgaaatgtaACGCcgcaaacccggcctaaacgttatggttgAATCTATGATATCACATTGGAGTGTTTTCCAAAACATTTATTGATGAAAGATCCATTCTTGATAAACACTTCTAAAAGTAAGGTTAGGAGGCCTAGCTTattgtgaaaactcaagttgtttaggtaaaatattttttaaaccagtttattactaactttaaaaCCGTGTTTGttatggaagcttttaaaacgtgTTGTGTAAGCATGATGTTTTCAGAGAAACATTTCTTTATATTTCACGGAAGTCAACGTCCTATTACTAACAGGTGTAATATAAAAATAGGATAATTAAATCTcccaaattaagtaaaaattaaagtggccttattacataataaaaaCCCAATATAAAATCTCAATTATAAGAAAAGAAATAACTAGAtcgagtggccacctctgagACATTTGTCGCCCTAATCCGTCTAAGCTTGGAGATTTCCTGCACAGATgacaaatgggtgagtttacgaaaattcAGTGTTCGAAAACCCAAAATAACAAACAATCAGAGTAACGCaagctgggcctaagcccttttaatTCCAATTAGGAGCATTAACCCCCTTTTTAGTAACAGTAGTAGTTTAGACCTTAGCCCATTTCAATGATAAaagcagtctgggccttagcccatatcagtatagTATGCAAACAaggaatcctacccaatccatccgctacaTACCAACtctgtaccagccctacacaccatgtggggacaaagtcgacccagccagccctacacaccaaaacGTACCGTATTTAGTACTAagcagtatttgcagcagagctgctagtaataggcttatagcctttcagtacacttcctccaaaacatatatcccaccccatgtaatgcaacataatatcatacatgtatgcagAAGTGTCATGCTCAAAATAGTCATACAtaaaataggggtattttagtcaattTACCTCGTAGgtgtataatggtcatttcatcagtatggggtctaagtgtacttacgacgcaatagtaggtccacagtcgtcttgagcAACCTGTGCAACCTTATCAGTCAATCAGTGCTATTGGGCCTTTAGCCCATATTACGGGCCCATCTTGACCCACACTCTCGTTGGCCCATATAACCAAAAAATGGCCTCAGTCGTCTAATTCACACAACCTGGCCCACAATTtattacattttatgcaatttcaccatGTGGGCCTATGAGACCATTAGGCAAACATGACCCAATTCAGCCAAGAATGGCCCAATATCGCTTTGGCCCATGAAAATGCTCATAACCATTCCGTCGACATCAAGGCCTCGTTTTATTACTAGGCCTATCGCACGGGCGGTTATACGCCTGAGTGGTGCCGACAACCCACtattcagcttttcggcttttgctatCATGCATTTAATGATAGTGTTCACACATGCCTATTATGAAGTTGTAGCCGAAATGCCTCCGAGATCCAGAACCTATGGTCAACCACAACCTCTCATTAGTCTCAAACCCTTGATAATCCAATACCATAACGTTGAAACCGCCTCAACCAACTCACGCACTTACGAATCAATAGTCGCAACCTTCCCTTGTTCTAACTCTATGTACTCCTTTCAATGCTTTACCTTCACAACAACAGTTAACCAACTCATAAACATCAATAATTATACACAAATATAACTAAAACTTGAACCTTTACTAATAGAGAAATTATCACTTGTAAAGGAGAAGTAATCGGCCCAACCTTTACTTATTGAAATCGAGGCCCTAGCAACCTTCGGTAAAATCACTATGTTACAAGTCAATACTTTAggtgaaaaagagaatgaaagagAAGGGTACATTCGGCCCACAAAGGAAGAAGTTGTCATTTCTTGAGAAGAAAACTTACCAGAACTTAGCTAAGACCCCACGCCTAGAAGTCGCCCGAATGGTAAAGGGATATTCGACCAAGAACAATTCAGCCAGGATTAGAAACAAGAAGGTGGAAACAAGATGTCCGGCTTTGAAGAACAAAGAACCTTAGATTCGGCCAGCATAGAACAAAAGCAAAGAAGGTCAAAGGAAAGAGGAGAAAACAACCAGTCAAGAAAACATGAACCAAACCCGAAAGTTGAGAAGGAGAGGCAAAGAAAACTGTTGATCAAAAACACTGTTGTGAAGAGCCAAAAAATGAAAATAGGCAAGTGCCTGAATGGTCAAAACGAGAACTTCCCCCAAGACCTTTAGCAAAAAATGGCTAttcagaaaaagggaaaaaatccAAAACGCAAAAAGGGAAATGAAAGTTCTAAACTGACCAAATGAGGTCTATGACCTCTAGGCCGAATTCATGAGTGCCTAGAGTCCCCATTCAGCCAACTTCCCACAACTTCAAATCCCTTGATTCGCTCCTTAAAACTCTCCTCCTATCTCTCCTCAACTTTCTCTTACCAACACTCCATGGCCAATTCAAACTCCCCTCTCTTTATCAGTGTTTCAGTCAACCACTACTACCTCTCCAAAGCaagcagtaaaaataatctccctcATGCACGAGTAGGGATTTGAATCTCAAACTCCTTGCACACTTCCCAAGCCACCTACCGCTAGGCTAGTATGCTCACTTTGTCATGACCAACTCATataatttaaaagtctactagCAACCGTCACGAGTTTGTTcaaataaaacccaaatttttctcaagccaagacttgaacccataaCTTCTTAGACACCCTAGAGCATTAAATCACTAAGCCAGACATACCTTCATATTACAAACACACAAAGTAACTATAACAAGGTTTCTTGGATTTAGGGCGCTACAATTCTACCCTTCTTAAGgaaaatttcagcctcaaaatttacctggttAGAATAGATGAAGATATTGTTGCCACATTGGCTCTGTGGGTTCCCACATAGCCTCCTCAGAACTGTGATTCcaccaaagaacttttactagtGGGATTGACTTCCTTATCAAGACTTttacctctcgatctaaaatttggactggttcttcctcaaaagtcagatcTAGTCTAACGTCAATCTCCTCAACCGGTACCACATGCGTAGGATTAGTACAGTAGCGTCTCAGCATAGAGACATGGAGCACATCATGAATCCGCTCTaattctggaggtaactccaactgGTAGGCAACCGGTCCCACTTGTCTCAAAATACGGTAAGGCCCAATATACCTTGGGCTCGACTTGCCTTTACGCCGAAATATCAGTACCTTATTGCATGGCGAGACCTTTAGAAAGATAAAAtcccccatagaatactcaatttccttacgcttcagatccgcatatgacttctgtctgttTGATGTTGCCTTCAGTCTATCTCCAATtaatctgaccttatcctcagtatcagataCTAGCTCAGGGCCTAGAACACgccgttcacccaactcagtccaacatgacgGAGTGCGACACcttcgaccatataatgcttcataaggtgccatctgtatgctagactaatAGCTATTTTTGTACGCAAACTCTGCCAGCGGCAAGtgatcctcccaactgcctctgaagtcaatcacacaactccttaacatgtcttccagtATTTGAATTACCCTCTTTGACTGTCCAtatgttgaaaccatttttaaatcgagttttggaaaatgggaatcgactaaaaaaacgaaaacgggagtcaccaccaatctttttaggtgtgattggatcaccttataaaatgttttgttttaaaacattaattttggtctacgaaaatcaagaAAACAGATtccggagtcggttacgtacgaggaagggttagcaccctcgtaacgcccaaaaattggtacctaattgattatcaaatgccTTTAATGTcggaattttaaaaattttaagatgcaatcctcttttaatattttttattttgaaaattagggttcacttgtatcaaataaatcaaaatattacatccaataagttaggacataatatttttaagataTCTGAAACTAAGTTAGCCTTGTTGGAAATCCTTATCTCGAAACAacgaaacgccatatccagtaagttaggacacaacgccttGTAATTCCGAGACAGTTGCTTGCACTTAGAAAACcttaaaaaacttagaagggtgcttgactattcgaactcaacaagAAAAgctgcaacccaataagttagggcactacttttctcgaaatttccaaacaccaagtattgcctttatttttgaaaactttaaagtCTCGTTTTTTAGATTAATGCATGAGGAATTATATTAACCTTATAGAATATAACATACAAGATAGCATATTACAAATAATAGGTagctaaaacatgcatttaaacaatTCAATGGCAATAATGCAAAGATCATACACTAGATACATACGTGTTTAAAATTACATCATGCACATAAAGatacacatagcatatattgaagatgaataagcaaGACATATAAACATGcaaaataataattaacttaaaagtgatgcatgatatacaatttgatataaattacacaatatacacTACCACTTTAGGCATATATCATCCTAAATGACCTAAATGTTCATGTATCATTGTTTCATGCAAGAATATAACATAGAGTATAATGAATTCAATAACACAACATTTATATAACagcatttcatgcaaatataccataaattaatataaataaataacttCCATGCACATACGTAACAACAATGACAAATAATTTACTAAACAATAACGAAATATGAAAAATAAGCAAAGTATAAACATATGaaatataaatcaaataaaaatattcataGGCTTTagattaatatgaaaataatacaagAAAACCCaaaagattaatatataaaaccATATTATAGGGTatactttataataaaataaaaatgatgtaAAGAAACATGGTAAAATAGAGTGTATGacataatttacaaataaaatatatacaaatcatataataaataatataaaaatatataataaaatctataataataatataataagtattaCAAGGAACAATAGATAATATAGCATGTAATAAAAtgcataaataaaatataatgaaatacgataaaaatatataaaataataataataatacaataagtatttttatataaaaatatagtaatataaataatataaaatatattccatatagtaaaatataaatataatgaatggataataaaaataatatgtactacttataactaatatttaaaaatatgtaaaggatttaaaataaatttaaaaatataaaagattaaaATTGAATCTAATTAAAGAATTAGAGGTTAATTGCAAAATAAACGAAAACTCTAGGCCTGATTGAAATGTGCATTAAATTCAGAGGACTCCTTGGGAATTAACCCTAATCTTAAAACGACAGCGCTTCCACCAACTCAGTTTTAAAGCCACTATGAGGATCAAatcgaaataaaattaaaatattagggcTGAATTAAAAAAGAAATTATACAGATAAAAAAACGAGAGGACCAATTGAGCAATTAACCCAAgtatcaaaaacacgcggatccttgctGGGTTACGAGTCAACACGCAGATCTTGAGGCCTTGAAATGACACTGTTTCAGTCACTAAATGATCACCCAACACGACGTCGTTCAGGAggcttataaataaaaaaaaaactctaaagaTTCATTTTGATccgtgttttaaaaaaaattagaaagtcctctgaaagaggaagaaaaagggGCCCTCGAAGCTCTGGACAAGCCTCCGTCATTGGGCGGTTCACGTGCTTTACGTGCCCACGCGCCACCCTTTTCACCGTCGTACATGACCTTCAGAGGTTAGAGACCTCGATTTCTGACACGAGATGAAAGGTAAAACCCCTTTTCACACTTTAAAACTATTTATCAAGCTGTTTGTGTATGTATATGTTttgaatatgaaaaataaaaataaaatagaagattCGCCTCTTAAAAAAACTGCTTGTATTTGACTTTTTTTGCCTCCGTATTCGTATCTTTTATAGGTTACAAAaggggcttttatagccactgtttCTATTACATTTTGGGAAAGAAATCTTTTATTTCTTTCCATATCTATTTCGTTTGTTTGCTGTTGTTTCCTTCCTTCTTTTATAGGTAACGCTGAAAAATCCGGTGGTGATGGAGGCTTGACGATGGTGACGACAGATCAGTCACTGACCGCGCATTGGCTTGCGGCACTGATGGAGGGTAGCTGGATTGATGAATAGACACGAGTCAAAGGGGCGTGACTCTTGGTCTGATTGCGGCGCAAACCCTAACTAGGGTTGCTTGAAGCCGAAGATAGATTGGGCCAATTGGGCTGATTAAGTCTTGGGTTCAGGG
The Gossypium arboreum isolate Shixiya-1 chromosome 10, ASM2569848v2, whole genome shotgun sequence genome window above contains:
- the LOC108451050 gene encoding uncharacterized protein LOC108451050 — its product is MAPYEALYGRRCRTPSCWTELGERRVLGPELVSDTEDKVSPCNKVLIFRRKGKSSPRYIGPYRILRQVGPVAYQLELPPELERIHDVLHVSMLRRYCTNPTHVVPVEEIDVRLDLTFEEEPVQILDREVKVLIRKSIPLVKVLWWNHSSEEAMWEPTEPMWQQYLHLF